One Mercurialis annua linkage group LG3, ddMerAnnu1.2, whole genome shotgun sequence DNA window includes the following coding sequences:
- the LOC126672102 gene encoding ABC transporter A family member 7-like isoform X2 → MAEVTSSHEPATFGTQADALLRKNLTYQKRNVKANCRLIFFPFIFCIILALTQELLDKELNKASNKCGCVDIDTDGDGRLEKVCGLQYSTLDQVATCAIPSPPQWPPLLQVPAPEYRAVRSDVFPSADLPNDSCRRTGSCPAIILVTGNNQSLGEALAVNMFPSSFNLNSSSAMDNVVLGSDSEPENNNFLDSAFLENSPIYNVQRQCTPNSTFSVSVQSVIEFQKEVACVQGVNLWRNSSSEVNEELYKGYRRGNSEEKINEILAAYDLLNSDRIKFNVSVWYNSTYKENDFGGIFNIIRVPRAVNLVSNAYLQFFQGTGTKMLFEFVKEMPKAASKINVDLASLLGTLFFTWVVLQLFPVVLTSLVYEKQQKLRIMMKMHGLGDGPYWIISYAYFLSISLMYMLVFVIFGSLLGLKFFTLNDYSIQFVFYFLYINLQISVAFLVAALFSNVKTATVVSYICIFGTGLLGGFLFENFVEDSSFPRNAMGKDGMRWGDLSDSKNGMKEVIIIMFLEWLLGIFVAYYVDQVSSSGSGKSPLFFLQSFRKKHTTSFRRPSLKRQGSKVLADIDKPDVIQERERVEQLLLEPSTTHAIVCDNLRKVYPGRDGNPEKLAVRGLSLALPPGECFGMLGPNGAGKTSFISMMIGLTKPTSGAAYVQGLDIGTHMNWIYTSMGVCPQHDLLWETLTGREHLLFYGRLKNLKGTALTQAVEESLRSVNLFNGGVADKHAGKYSGGMKRRLSVAISLIGDPKVVYMDEPSTGLDPASRSNLWNVVKRAKQDRAIILTTHSMEEADALCDRLGVFVDGSLQCIGNPKELKARYGGSYVFTMTTSSDYEQEVVNMVQKLSPNAERIYHTSGTQKFEMPKHEVKIADVFHAVETAKSRFSVFAWGLSDTTLEDVFIKVANTAQPFSLLT, encoded by the exons ATGGCGGaagtgacatcatcacatgaacCGGCAACTTTCGGCACTCAAGCTGATGCGTTGCTTAGAAAAAACTTGACTTATCAG AAACGAAATGTCAAGGCGAATTGCCGGCTCATATTCTTTCCGTTTATCTTCTGCATCATACTAGCCCTTACTCAAGAGTTGCTTGACAAAGAATTGAACAAGGCTAGTAATAAGTGTGGTTGTGTTGATATTGATACGGATGGGGATGGAAGATTGGAGAAAGTTTGTGGTTTGCAATACTCGACACTTGATCAAGTAGCCACTTGTGCTATTCCGAGCCCTCCGCAGTGGCCTCCTCTGTTACAAGTTCCAGCTCCTGAATACCGTGCAGTCAGATCCGATGTTTTTCCATCTGCAGACTTGCCAAATGATTCATGCAGGCGTACAGGGTCATGCCCTGCAATTATACTCGTCACTGGGAATAATCAATCACTTGGAGAAG CTTTGGCTGTGAATATGTTTCCAAGCTCCTTTAATCTAAATTCTTCCAGTGCTATGGACAATGTAGTGCTG GGTTCAGATTCAGAaccagaaaataataattttcttgATTCAGCTTTCCTTGAGAATTCTCCTATTTATAATGTTCAGCGTCAATGCACACCAAACTCCACGTTCTCTGTTTCTGTGCAGTCAGTCattgaatttcaaaaag AGGTAGCATGCGTTCAAGGTGTAAACTTGTGGCGCAATAGTTCTTCTGAGGTGAATGAAGAACTATACAAAGGATATCGTAGAGGGAACTCAGAAGAGAAGATCAATGAGATACTTGCAG CCTATGATTTGTTAAACTCGGACAGGATAAAATTTAATGTGAGTGTATGGTATAATTCAACCTACAAGGAAAATGATTTTGGTGGCATATTCAACATTATACGGGTTCCAAGAGCAGTGAATTTG GTGTCAAATGCCTATCTACAGTTTTTCCAAGGGACTGGTACAAAAATGTTATTTGAGTTTGTCAAAGAAATGCCTAAAGCTGCCAGCAAGATTAATGTGGATCTTGCATCTCTTCTTGGAACTCTCTTTTTCACATGGGTTGTTCTACAACTGTTCCCT GTGGTGCTGACATCATTGGTATATGAGAAACAGCAAAAGCTGAGAATCATGATGAAAATGCATGGACTTGGCGATGGACCTTACTGGATTATTTCTTATGCATATTTTCTTTCCATATCTTTGATGTACATGCTggtttttgtgatttttggcTCACTACTAG GGTTGAAATTCTTCACGCTGAATGACTACTCTATACAATTTGTCTTTTATTTCctatacataaacctgcaaatTTCTGTCGCCTTTCTTGTTGCtgctttgttttcaaatgtcaAGACTGCTACAG TTGTGTCATACATATGTATATTTGGAACTGGGCTCTTGGGCGGATTTCTTTTCGAAAATTTTGTTGAAGATTCATCATTCCCAA GGAATGCAATGGGGAAAGATGGGATGCGGTGGGGAGATCTGAGTGATAGCAAAAATGGAATGAAAGAGGTCATCATTATCATGTTTCTTGAGTGGTTACTGGGAATTTTTGTTGCATATTATGTAGATCAGGTTTCATCATCTGGAAGTGGAAAAAGTCCTCTATTTTTCTTGCAAAGCTTTCGGAAGAAACACACAACATCCTTTAGAAGGCCAAGTTTGAAAAGGCAGGGATCTAAAGTTTTGGCTGATATAGATAAACCTGACGTCATTCAGGAG AGGGAGAGGGTTGAACAGCTACTGCTTGAGCCCAGCACAACTCATGCTATAGTCTGTGACAACCTAAGAAAGGTGTACCCAGGAAGGGATGGAAACCCTGAGAAACTAGCAGTAAGAGGATTGTCTCTTGCTTTGCCTCCAGGAGAGTGCTTTGGTATGCTTGGTCCTAATGGTGCAGGGAAGACCTCTTTTATCAGTATG ATGATTGGCCTCACAAAGCCAACCTCTGGAGCAGCATATGTTCAGGGTTTGGACATAGGGACTCATATGAATTGGATATATACTAGTATGGGTGTATGCCCTCAACACGA CCTGCTATGGGAGACTTTAACAGGAAGGGAGCACTTACTATTTTATGGAAGACTTAAGAACTTAAAAGGCACTGCCTTGACTCAA GCTGTGGAAGAATCTCTCAGGAGTGTCAACCTGTTTAATGGTGGGGTTGCAGATAAACATGCTGGGAAATATAGCGGAGGTATGAAGAGGAGGCTTAGTGTTGCAATATCTTTGATTGGGGATCCCAAG GTTGTTTATATGGACGAACCCAGTACTGGACTAGATCCTGCTTCAAGAAGCAATTTGTGGAACGTAGTGAAGCGTGCAAAACAAGACCGTGCAATCATTCTCACAA CACATTCAATGGAAGAAGCAGATGCCTTGTGTGATCGATTAGGAGTTTTTGTTGATGGCAGCTTGCAGTGCATAGGAAATCCAAAGGAG CTGAAGGCTAGATATGGAGGCTCTTACGTGTTCACAATGACAACATCTTCGGATTACGAGCAAGAGGTGGTAAACATGGTGCAAAAACTCTCCCCTAATGCTGAAAGGATATATCACACTTCAGGAACCCAGAAATTTGAAATGCCAAAACACGAGGTCAAAATTGCAGATGTATTCCATGCAGTTGAGACGGCAAAAAGCAGATTCTCAGTTTTCGCTTGGGGTCTATCCGATACCACCTTGGAAGATGTTTTCATTAAGGTGGCCAATACCGCCCAGCCATTTTCACTACTTACATGA
- the LOC126672102 gene encoding ABC transporter A family member 7-like isoform X1 yields the protein MAEVTSSHEPATFGTQADALLRKNLTYQKRNVKANCRLIFFPFIFCIILALTQELLDKELNKASNKCGCVDIDTDGDGRLEKVCGLQYSTLDQVATCAIPSPPQWPPLLQVPAPEYRAVRSDVFPSADLPNDSCRRTGSCPAIILVTGNNQSLGEALAVNMFPSSFNLNSSSAMDNVVLGSDSEPENNNFLDSAFLENSPIYNVQRQCTPNSTFSVSVQSVIEFQKEVACVQGVNLWRNSSSEVNEELYKGYRRGNSEEKINEILAAYDLLNSDRIKFNVSVWYNSTYKENDFGGIFNIIRVPRAVNLVSNAYLQFFQGTGTKMLFEFVKEMPKAASKINVDLASLLGTLFFTWVVLQLFPVVLTSLVYEKQQKLRIMMKMHGLGDGPYWIISYAYFLSISLMYMLVFVIFGSLLGLKFFTLNDYSIQFVFYFLYINLQISVAFLVAALFSNVKTATVVSYICIFGTGLLGGFLFENFVEDSSFPRGWIVVLELYPGFSLYRGLYEFSEYAFSGNAMGKDGMRWGDLSDSKNGMKEVIIIMFLEWLLGIFVAYYVDQVSSSGSGKSPLFFLQSFRKKHTTSFRRPSLKRQGSKVLADIDKPDVIQERERVEQLLLEPSTTHAIVCDNLRKVYPGRDGNPEKLAVRGLSLALPPGECFGMLGPNGAGKTSFISMMIGLTKPTSGAAYVQGLDIGTHMNWIYTSMGVCPQHDLLWETLTGREHLLFYGRLKNLKGTALTQAVEESLRSVNLFNGGVADKHAGKYSGGMKRRLSVAISLIGDPKVVYMDEPSTGLDPASRSNLWNVVKRAKQDRAIILTTHSMEEADALCDRLGVFVDGSLQCIGNPKELKARYGGSYVFTMTTSSDYEQEVVNMVQKLSPNAERIYHTSGTQKFEMPKHEVKIADVFHAVETAKSRFSVFAWGLSDTTLEDVFIKVANTAQPFSLLT from the exons ATGGCGGaagtgacatcatcacatgaacCGGCAACTTTCGGCACTCAAGCTGATGCGTTGCTTAGAAAAAACTTGACTTATCAG AAACGAAATGTCAAGGCGAATTGCCGGCTCATATTCTTTCCGTTTATCTTCTGCATCATACTAGCCCTTACTCAAGAGTTGCTTGACAAAGAATTGAACAAGGCTAGTAATAAGTGTGGTTGTGTTGATATTGATACGGATGGGGATGGAAGATTGGAGAAAGTTTGTGGTTTGCAATACTCGACACTTGATCAAGTAGCCACTTGTGCTATTCCGAGCCCTCCGCAGTGGCCTCCTCTGTTACAAGTTCCAGCTCCTGAATACCGTGCAGTCAGATCCGATGTTTTTCCATCTGCAGACTTGCCAAATGATTCATGCAGGCGTACAGGGTCATGCCCTGCAATTATACTCGTCACTGGGAATAATCAATCACTTGGAGAAG CTTTGGCTGTGAATATGTTTCCAAGCTCCTTTAATCTAAATTCTTCCAGTGCTATGGACAATGTAGTGCTG GGTTCAGATTCAGAaccagaaaataataattttcttgATTCAGCTTTCCTTGAGAATTCTCCTATTTATAATGTTCAGCGTCAATGCACACCAAACTCCACGTTCTCTGTTTCTGTGCAGTCAGTCattgaatttcaaaaag AGGTAGCATGCGTTCAAGGTGTAAACTTGTGGCGCAATAGTTCTTCTGAGGTGAATGAAGAACTATACAAAGGATATCGTAGAGGGAACTCAGAAGAGAAGATCAATGAGATACTTGCAG CCTATGATTTGTTAAACTCGGACAGGATAAAATTTAATGTGAGTGTATGGTATAATTCAACCTACAAGGAAAATGATTTTGGTGGCATATTCAACATTATACGGGTTCCAAGAGCAGTGAATTTG GTGTCAAATGCCTATCTACAGTTTTTCCAAGGGACTGGTACAAAAATGTTATTTGAGTTTGTCAAAGAAATGCCTAAAGCTGCCAGCAAGATTAATGTGGATCTTGCATCTCTTCTTGGAACTCTCTTTTTCACATGGGTTGTTCTACAACTGTTCCCT GTGGTGCTGACATCATTGGTATATGAGAAACAGCAAAAGCTGAGAATCATGATGAAAATGCATGGACTTGGCGATGGACCTTACTGGATTATTTCTTATGCATATTTTCTTTCCATATCTTTGATGTACATGCTggtttttgtgatttttggcTCACTACTAG GGTTGAAATTCTTCACGCTGAATGACTACTCTATACAATTTGTCTTTTATTTCctatacataaacctgcaaatTTCTGTCGCCTTTCTTGTTGCtgctttgttttcaaatgtcaAGACTGCTACAG TTGTGTCATACATATGTATATTTGGAACTGGGCTCTTGGGCGGATTTCTTTTCGAAAATTTTGTTGAAGATTCATCATTCCCAA GAGGCTGGATAGTTGTATTGGAGTTGTATCCTGGTTTCTCTCTATATCGCGGGTTATATGAGTTCTCAGAGTATGCTTTCTCAGGGAATGCAATGGGGAAAGATGGGATGCGGTGGGGAGATCTGAGTGATAGCAAAAATGGAATGAAAGAGGTCATCATTATCATGTTTCTTGAGTGGTTACTGGGAATTTTTGTTGCATATTATGTAGATCAGGTTTCATCATCTGGAAGTGGAAAAAGTCCTCTATTTTTCTTGCAAAGCTTTCGGAAGAAACACACAACATCCTTTAGAAGGCCAAGTTTGAAAAGGCAGGGATCTAAAGTTTTGGCTGATATAGATAAACCTGACGTCATTCAGGAG AGGGAGAGGGTTGAACAGCTACTGCTTGAGCCCAGCACAACTCATGCTATAGTCTGTGACAACCTAAGAAAGGTGTACCCAGGAAGGGATGGAAACCCTGAGAAACTAGCAGTAAGAGGATTGTCTCTTGCTTTGCCTCCAGGAGAGTGCTTTGGTATGCTTGGTCCTAATGGTGCAGGGAAGACCTCTTTTATCAGTATG ATGATTGGCCTCACAAAGCCAACCTCTGGAGCAGCATATGTTCAGGGTTTGGACATAGGGACTCATATGAATTGGATATATACTAGTATGGGTGTATGCCCTCAACACGA CCTGCTATGGGAGACTTTAACAGGAAGGGAGCACTTACTATTTTATGGAAGACTTAAGAACTTAAAAGGCACTGCCTTGACTCAA GCTGTGGAAGAATCTCTCAGGAGTGTCAACCTGTTTAATGGTGGGGTTGCAGATAAACATGCTGGGAAATATAGCGGAGGTATGAAGAGGAGGCTTAGTGTTGCAATATCTTTGATTGGGGATCCCAAG GTTGTTTATATGGACGAACCCAGTACTGGACTAGATCCTGCTTCAAGAAGCAATTTGTGGAACGTAGTGAAGCGTGCAAAACAAGACCGTGCAATCATTCTCACAA CACATTCAATGGAAGAAGCAGATGCCTTGTGTGATCGATTAGGAGTTTTTGTTGATGGCAGCTTGCAGTGCATAGGAAATCCAAAGGAG CTGAAGGCTAGATATGGAGGCTCTTACGTGTTCACAATGACAACATCTTCGGATTACGAGCAAGAGGTGGTAAACATGGTGCAAAAACTCTCCCCTAATGCTGAAAGGATATATCACACTTCAGGAACCCAGAAATTTGAAATGCCAAAACACGAGGTCAAAATTGCAGATGTATTCCATGCAGTTGAGACGGCAAAAAGCAGATTCTCAGTTTTCGCTTGGGGTCTATCCGATACCACCTTGGAAGATGTTTTCATTAAGGTGGCCAATACCGCCCAGCCATTTTCACTACTTACATGA